Proteins from a single region of Streptomyces sp. HUAS 15-9:
- a CDS encoding HelD family protein gives MSNTEFPDDELRHEQEFIDGLYARVDALRGDTEVSVADALAQGDKPMQARLERDILVAERSGLLAALNAVDGSLCFGRIDLTSGVSHHIGRIGLRTDDAERTPVLIDWRADVARPFYLATGHTPLGLRRRRHIATDGRRVTTLHDEILDLGDATRTGHEDPTGDAVLLAALNSARTGRMNDIVQTIQAEQDEIIRAPHRGVLVVEGGPGTGKTAVALHRAAYLLYEHRELLAKRAVLIVGPNPAFLGYIGEVLPSLGETGVLLATVGELFPGVKATATDSREAAAIKGRADMADVLAEVVRDWQSLPDPVIAIEHDREILMLDDGLVKVARERTRAARLPHNVAREHFEGHILNTLTDMVAERIGTDPYDGTNLLDPSDITQIRDELAENPEVWAAIDQLWPRLTPQRLVADFLADPVGYLSDEDAAAVRRPTTRAWTVADVPLLDEAAELLGVDERLARARAEKERETQVAFAQGVLDVSYASRTYEFEDKEDSDPDGSEVLSAHDIIDAERFAERHEEEDHRSAAERAAADRTWAFGHIIVDEAQELSPMAWRLLMRRSPTRSMTLVGDPVQTAEAAGVGSWQKILQPYVEDRWEHTRLGVNYRTPAEIMEVAAAVVRAEDPGFEPPSSVRSTGVRPWVRASDDLPGAVAEAVKELTPAEGRLAVIAPRHLHRKLAARLDGVTAGAEPDLTRTVVLLDPRQAKGLEFDSVLVVEPGSYGTSDLYVALTRATQRLGVLHKGALPEGLRQAAATP, from the coding sequence TTGTCAAACACCGAATTTCCGGACGATGAATTGCGGCACGAGCAGGAATTCATCGACGGACTGTACGCGCGCGTCGACGCGCTGCGCGGCGACACCGAGGTCTCCGTCGCGGACGCCCTCGCGCAGGGCGACAAGCCCATGCAGGCCCGGCTGGAGCGGGACATCCTGGTCGCCGAGCGCTCCGGGCTGCTCGCCGCGCTGAACGCCGTCGACGGCTCGCTCTGCTTCGGCCGCATCGACCTGACCTCAGGTGTCAGCCACCACATCGGCCGTATCGGGCTGCGCACCGACGACGCCGAGCGCACCCCCGTCCTCATCGACTGGCGGGCCGACGTCGCCCGCCCCTTCTATCTGGCCACCGGGCACACCCCGCTGGGGCTGCGCCGGCGCCGGCACATCGCCACCGACGGGCGCCGCGTCACCACCCTGCACGACGAGATCCTCGACCTCGGCGACGCCACCCGCACCGGTCACGAGGACCCCACTGGGGACGCCGTGCTCCTGGCCGCGCTCAACTCCGCGCGCACCGGCCGGATGAACGACATCGTGCAGACCATCCAGGCCGAGCAGGACGAGATCATCCGGGCGCCGCACCGCGGGGTGCTGGTGGTGGAGGGCGGACCCGGCACCGGCAAGACGGCGGTCGCGCTGCACCGCGCCGCGTATCTCCTCTACGAGCACCGGGAACTGCTCGCCAAGCGGGCCGTCCTGATCGTCGGCCCCAACCCGGCGTTCCTCGGCTACATCGGCGAGGTGCTGCCCTCGCTGGGCGAGACGGGCGTGCTGCTCGCGACGGTCGGCGAACTCTTCCCCGGCGTGAAGGCGACGGCGACCGACAGCCGCGAGGCGGCCGCGATCAAGGGCCGTGCCGATATGGCGGACGTGCTCGCCGAGGTCGTACGGGACTGGCAGTCGCTGCCCGACCCGGTGATCGCGATCGAGCACGACCGCGAGATCCTGATGCTCGACGACGGCCTGGTGAAGGTGGCCCGTGAGCGCACCCGTGCCGCCCGGCTGCCGCACAACGTCGCCCGCGAGCACTTCGAGGGTCACATCCTCAACACGCTCACCGACATGGTGGCCGAACGCATCGGCACCGACCCGTACGACGGCACGAACCTCCTCGACCCCAGCGACATCACCCAGATCCGCGACGAACTCGCCGAGAACCCCGAAGTATGGGCCGCCATCGACCAGTTGTGGCCGCGCCTGACGCCGCAGCGCCTGGTCGCGGACTTCCTCGCCGACCCCGTGGGATACCTCTCGGACGAGGACGCGGCCGCGGTCCGCCGCCCGACCACACGGGCGTGGACGGTGGCGGACGTACCGCTGCTCGACGAGGCGGCCGAACTGCTCGGGGTCGACGAGCGGTTGGCACGGGCGCGGGCGGAGAAGGAGCGGGAGACGCAGGTGGCCTTTGCCCAGGGCGTCCTCGATGTCTCGTACGCCTCGCGGACGTACGAGTTCGAGGACAAGGAGGACAGCGATCCCGACGGCTCGGAGGTCCTGTCCGCGCACGACATCATCGACGCCGAGCGGTTCGCCGAGCGCCATGAGGAGGAGGACCACCGCAGCGCCGCCGAGCGCGCGGCGGCCGACCGGACCTGGGCGTTCGGGCACATCATCGTCGACGAGGCGCAGGAGCTGTCGCCGATGGCGTGGCGGCTGCTGATGCGGCGCAGCCCGACCCGCTCGATGACCCTGGTCGGCGACCCGGTGCAGACCGCGGAGGCGGCGGGCGTCGGCTCCTGGCAGAAGATCCTCCAGCCGTACGTCGAGGACCGCTGGGAGCACACCCGCCTCGGCGTCAACTACCGGACGCCGGCGGAGATCATGGAGGTCGCGGCGGCCGTGGTGCGCGCCGAGGACCCCGGCTTCGAGCCGCCGAGTTCGGTGCGGTCGACGGGCGTACGGCCGTGGGTGCGCGCGAGCGACGACCTGCCGGGCGCCGTGGCCGAGGCGGTGAAGGAACTGACCCCCGCCGAGGGCCGGCTCGCCGTCATCGCCCCGCGCCACCTGCACCGGAAGCTGGCCGCACGGCTGGACGGGGTGACGGCGGGCGCCGAGCCCGACCTGACGCGGACCGTCGTCCTGCTCGATCCGCGCCAGGCCAAGGGCCTGGAGTTCGACTCCGTCCTGGTGGTGGAGCCGGGCAGCTATGGAACCAGCGACCTGTACGTGGCCCTGACCCGGGCGACACAGCGGCTCGGCGTGTTGCACAAGGGCGCGCTGCCCGAGGGGCTCAGGCAGGCCGCAGCCACACCGTAG